ttttttttttttatttcatagcAACAACATTCAAAACCATGTTCCCGTTATACATGTCAAGAACTTCTGACATGGATcacatttttcttctctttagaACGAGGACATACCAAAAGGGTTTAGTATCGGAAGCAATTGAGGAAGAGGAATTGTTTTGATCAACTTCCTTTAGGAATTCTTCTACCAACTCATCTAGCATTTTAATGTGAAAAaacataatgttttttttccttgtggATCATTGCTTGTAAAATATTAAAGGTCTCCATATCCTTGTCAATCTCCATTGACAACTTTTCATGTTGTACGCCAATCTTTGTTTTGGCTGTCATGAGAATCAGTTTCCTAAGGGGTGTTAATATATTCTTGTGGAATTGTCTCCTTGCATTTCTAATATGTAGAAATATTCTACAGGGAAGACTAAGTCATTCACTCAGTATAATATCTTCTACAATTCCTACTTGGATGCTTCAGTGTTGGCTAGTTGAATGGTCACTCCTGTTGCTTGTAGCGGCCCAAGGTTCAGAGAATAGAAAATAGACATAGGCATATGTAACATTTACTGAAACTCCAAGATTGATCATGCATGGCATTGTCAGACTCAAAATTGCATATGGTGAACATTGCTAGATATTTACATTTTGGAGGCAGagatcgatgttgaaagtattgtTACATTTTTAACTCCTCCAGcctcttttcattttattttttttgcacagcaaatGAAAGATATATATTAGCAAGTGAAAAGGTTCTGCCACAAGAAGTGTCAAAACCCTTCACAAAATTACACAATAAAAGCACAAGTTTGGTGATGAAACAACCAAACTCATAAAAGGTCTCGATGTAGCCATGCTGCCCTTGCAGCATACAAAACAAAGACTCACCCTCTGTAATCTATATTCCCGATTAACTACTGCTACATAATTGCAGTTTTTCCATTGGCATCTCTACCTTAGATGGAGTAAACAATTGAGGATGTCTATACGCGATACATATAAAGATGGATCAAACTCTTTGATGAAAGCTTTACTCCTGCTCCACGCCCTGTAACATCATAAATCCCAGATTGCCTCTGAATCACAGTTAgcttgattaaaaattatctcaTCCCAGATTGCCTCTTTGATGTTCTcacttttcaataaaatattaaaacatttattctaattttatcaTATGATAAATAATGTTCTCTTAGAagacttaataatatatttattgaaattaagaaaaaaaataaagatattttggtAAAATTATTCCCAGTTAAATAGTAATTCTATTGGAATATTTATGTTCTCAGTCTGTCTAAAAGAATATTAAACATCATTGATTTTGGAATGAAAGGAGGAGCAACGTTACAATAAGTCACTGGCAGTATACTCATCATCAATTAGGTCATGTTTGAAGACCACAAATGGAATTAGACTATACTCATCATCAATTAGAAGCTAGCGCCATGGCCATGTACGTTGCCAAAACATGCCACGCaggtattttttatatgtataaaacaatttaaaacaaatattattttgagaCGGAAGAAGTAAAAtgtttgtgcaatgtttttagTATGAAATTATTCCTATGACATATATTGACTCAACTATAGTACTGGTAcgtttatgttaaatttcaaaCTCCATCGCCACTAGCTAGTGGTCCTTTCCTGTCTAACTTTGTGGTCCTGTGCTCTCTCTCCTAAAtcccaataataaaaattgagataaaaaatGTTGTTGGAGTTTAACTATCCTTTTATATAGAATAGCACATATTCATCCAAGTTGCAGATTCCTATGTCATCAAACATTAGTAAATAAGAACAAAAGTTGCCTCGCGAACCATCTGAAATAGTAGTATTTCAAACAGAAATCATTCACGCGCTAATTCACATATGCTAGTATAGTTGATTACAAATACAATACGAGGGCAATAAGgttgattaacaaaaatatcttaACCACTAACATTGACTTCAAATCCTGAAATTGAAACTGAATTACATCTCCTACTCAAGTTGAGTAAAAACAAATAAGACCAGAGAGATTTGTGCTAACTATTTAAGCGCAGGAAACACCGATTGCGGTGGGAGTGAAGCGCTCCGACGCTGACCTTCTGACGAAGGAAGAGATCTCCGGCGAAAGTGCACCGATCTCAAATTCCGGAACTTCTGGGATGGTGGAGAGAACCGGTCCAGACTTATCATAAACAACGTAGAAACGTTCTCTGGAGTATTTCtctggcacttggaaactcaaactagtggatgtagtggtggattTATTGTTGGACTTGAAAACGGAGCGAAGGAGTTTCTGAAAGGAGCGAGAAATTTTGAAGGACTTTCGGGACATGACCGTCGCAGGTTGCTCTGACAGCGCGTGAAGTGAACGTTCCGGTAAATGAGGCATGGAGAGGGTTCTACTTATAGGGGAATTAGCTATAGCTGAGTCGAGTTGGCGTTTGAAGGAGTTGAGCTCGAACGAGTCATACAGCGTGCTGCCACAGTCCCAAACATTATTACTAGGAGGATACGATGATGATTTTGTCGCCAAATCAAGTTTCTCCATAATGCATTCAGCGCTGCCAAGAATCCTGTGAGACTGTCCTGTCTTTTTTGTATGTGCCAAaactatattaaataggaaTAGGATGAATTCAAGAAGATTAAAGAGAGTGACCTTTCGTTTAATcgctttcatttttccttttgtaaTGGTTGGTGAAGGATCAAACGCGTTAGTCATGACTAGTGACCAAGAAAACGATTACCGTCGCCATATAAGCTAGCCTCTTCACGTTCTGCCATATGaggaccatatatatatatgttaacttTCCATGCATTTTCTAAATGGTAGCTGTTCATATTGTTGTTACATGCTAGCTAGCTAAGTATTGGTCAAATGGAGATATTTCAGTTACAGAtcagctttaattttttttaaatctttattgCATTCTTCAATCGTGTATGATTCATATGATggtttaatagaaataaaacaaaCGAAAACAAGTGGGGAAACGGGATTGTGCATGTAATCCTAAAAGTTACCTTTGCATTGTGGGTGCAATATAATAAGAGAAATTAGACTGGTACAAAAAATTTGTATACAAAGTTATATTAtactatataataaaaaagtgaaataggAAGAGAACgaattggttttatttatttttaaatattagtggttaatggttttttttgttaataaaagaatttgaattcataaccttttcttttccttcctttcttCCAACACGaactatataaattaaataagatcATTAATGCAATAGACTGCTTGTTAATTACTTGTTATGGCGATTTTCATGGATGATGTTATATGCATGAGTTGTCTTTAAATATCATCCGATGTGACTCATGTGAGATGCATGGCATGCTAGTAAGTGTTTCTTTTTGCCTATAGACACAACTACGCAAGAGGCAAAAAGAACAATTATTTGGGAATGTGAGGTCATACATGCAAATTAGCAGGATCGAATAAGCCTAACCGTTGAAGTCTAATTGGTTGGactaattagttttttatcAGTGAATTAGTTAACTTCATATAActgcaaaataataaataaataaaaactcattACCTGATCGGTGATTTCTAGGAAGAATTCGACAGCATATATGCAGTTTGAAGATTCTCGTACTCTATTGTATGAAATGTTAGAATTTTTCCTTATGCAAATTATTGAAAGAATCTTTTGTTATTGTTTCACATTCAACTCCAGAGCAAATAATAGAAATTCTGCTACAGTCAAGCATTGCATGGAATTGAATATGTGGAAAAGGAAATCTATATCTTTGCAGTCATATGCAACCCATTATTTTAGCAAAAAAATGTTCCGGACATTTGATTTGTACCCACTCGCTCTGATAGTTACAGTTCTATATTGAATCTGAACGTATTCTTTGCTTTGGATCACTAAACCTACTCCTCTCTTTAGAAACAAAACATGGTTGAGTTTGAGCAAATGAAGGTTAAGCAAGTTGTAACTAAACAGGTAGAGTGACAAGTATTTGTTTTGCCATGGCTGGAGGCAAGTGTCGATATCTGATTATGCTTCcacttattttgatttgaatgtgttgtttgaattcatagcatatttaatttttttttatttttttatcgataaatattagttattaaaatgtttaattttgttaataaaaaaatcaaatccgtgatatatttttttcatttttttctcttatccaTTCAATCTTATTCTAGTTTTACATTTGGTGTTACTCTTATAGCATAACTTTGCCTTTCTTAACTGTATGTTATGTTTGGAGTTTAAAAATTCTGAATATTGATGTTATATTTTAGATGTTTTTGATCCaagctaaaataaaatgaaaattgttgttttaaatttttttttattactttaaagcGCTCTATTCAGTGTTGAAAATGGTAGGAAACTGTCTAAAAACTGGATCTAGcatgaagagaaaaaggaacAGATGGGCTCGGCCCAATGGAGTGAAAGCATGGGGGCAGCGTTTCAATAACCCATGATTCCATTATAACTTAAAAACTGTTTTAATAAATTGATGACATAAAATTAAGAGTTAATGTAAagatttttatactttcaattaataaaaatattttaaatacgatttttaaaataatttttataaattagtacTACTATTAtctataatttgtaattaaatgagacttttttttacattatctgTGTATTTTCGTTAAATTCTGAAATTAGTGCCAAGCAAACTAACGAGTATGTTGGTAAACAGAACAGCATTAATTCATTCCATTTACAAGGAACAATCATTCCCCCGCCCGACCAAGGAATGATTATTATCGTCCTTCACTAAAAAATCTTGAAAGGTTACATGATTTTTGCATGCCAATAAAGTGAATGaaccaaaacaacaacaacaaaatgagCTTATGAGCACTCCTATGAAGTATAGAAAAGATCATATAAccagagaaaaaatataatttttttcttaaatataaatataagaagatttcaactaattttacttcatttaatattattatttttaaaatatttttttttatttaattgaagtgttagtttctttcaatcaatcttattaattttgattctcATTTATTAAGTTTTAGGTAATCTAAATATATACAATTATAcgatatatttaatttcaaatgtcTACCCATACGTCCGCACaattagttttcttaaaaataaaaaaattcaaccagTATATGACTTTAATTAGTTTCTTGTTTTTCAGCGAATGCATAGTTCTTTTTTGTTATTCCCAATAAAACAAGGGAAGCATTTTTGCTTTAGTTGCAACAAATTAAGGATGGAATAATCTGTCGCCAAAGCATGCATGCCACAATTTACGAATGTAGCCGATTTGTACGTCTCAGGCTGCGGGTGGATTTGAATATCCAACAAACACGGACACCACCGcaagttgttgttgctgcttccTATATTCATCTGGCCCAGGCCCACTTTAACTTCCAAGGGAGATGGCCCAAAAATTATCACAAATCACTCCACCAAACATTTCTAACTTGTCCAATTTCTTTCGATCAAGTATTGTTTATACTTGTT
The nucleotide sequence above comes from Glycine soja cultivar W05 chromosome 11, ASM419377v2, whole genome shotgun sequence. Encoded proteins:
- the LOC114375625 gene encoding uncharacterized protein LOC114375625, with the protein product MTNAFDPSPTITKGKMKAIKRKVTLFNLLEFILFLFNIVLAHTKKTGQSHRILGSAECIMEKLDLATKSSSYPPSNNVWDCGSTLYDSFELNSFKRQLDSAIANSPISRTLSMPHLPERSLHALSEQPATVMSRKSFKISRSFQKLLRSVFKSNNKSTTTSTSLSFQVPEKYSRERFYVVYDKSGPVLSTIPEVPEFEIGALSPEISSFVRRSASERFTPTAIGVSCA